Within the Candidatus Eremiobacteraceae bacterium genome, the region GCTCGCCGACGGTGAGATGATCGAACGGAAGCGCTTCGGCTTCAGCGGGCGCGCCCTCGAGTTGCGCAAGCGCGCGCGCGAACGCGAAGATCGCTTGGCGCTTGCGGTTGGTCATACCGTATAGGTTGCCGACTTGCCAGAGCGCCGGCACGAACACAGGGTCGAGGAACAACGCGCGGCGCAATTCGGTTTCGGCCTCGCGCAGGGCGCCTCGCGCCATCAGCAGCGCACCGGCGAGCACGTGCGGCTCGGGATCGATTGGTTCGGCCGCGATCGCGGCCGTTGCGTGCCGCTCGGCCTCTTCCATCTTACCTGCCTTGGCCGCGGCCATCGCTTCGGCGAGCAGCAGGCGGCAGCGATTCTTGTCCGGCGTCGGCTTGTGAGCGATTTCGGCAGCGACGTGCGCAGGTTGCGGTGCTCGTGCGATGTGTTTGCGATCGTGTGCGCGTTCGGTCTTCGGCTTGCGCGGCGGCACGGCAGGCGGCGCGATGCGAACTGCACTGACCGCGGGCTTACGGAAGACGACGCCGGCGTCATATCTCTCCGGGATCAGATCGCCGACAGCGAACCCGGCCGCTTCGCCATGTCCGAGGATCAGCACGCCCCCGGGCGAGACGCACGCAGCGAGGCGCTGGACGATAGCTTCGCGCGCCGCCTGCGTCATGTAGATGAGGACGTTGCGGCAGACGATGAGCTCGAACAAGCCCATGCCGTTCGGCGGATAGTTGGCGGCGTCGTTGAGATTATGCGTCTCAAAACGCACGAGCGATTTGACATCTTCGGGTACGCGGACGGTCTGCGCGCCCCCGGCGCAGAGAGTCACACGGCGAACGGGAGAAACGCCGCGCAGCGACCACTGTCCATAGACGCCGACGCGCGCCGCGGCGATCGCCTTCGGATTGATGTCCGTGCCGATGACCCGATAGCCTTCGGGGCCGAATGCGCGGTGCGCCAAAAGCGCGAGCGTATACGCTTCTTCGCCGGTCGAACATCCGGCGCTCCACATCCAGACCGGGCCGCCGAGCGCTGCGAGTCCGGGCATTAGCGTCGTCTCGACGAGCTGCCAGAGCTGCGCGTCGCGGAAAAGAAATGTTTCGCCGACGACGATCGCCGGCGCGACTGCCATCCACTCGGCGCGCGCCGCGGGACCGCCGGAGCTGAGGATACGCACGTAGTCGCTTTCGAGCACGCCGAGTGCGTTGGCACGCGCGCGACATGCCTCGGTGAACGCATCGAGCGTGTGCGGCGCAGCGCCCAGCCCTAATCCACGCTCGAGCAGATCGGAGAAATC harbors:
- a CDS encoding CheR family methyltransferase, whose protein sequence is MAETEIDLILAESPRDGDFALSTASKADRDFSDLLERGLGLGAAPHTLDAFTEACRARANALGVLESDYVRILSSGGPAARAEWMAVAPAIVVGETFLFRDAQLWQLVETTLMPGLAALGGPVWMWSAGCSTGEEAYTLALLAHRAFGPEGYRVIGTDINPKAIAAARVGVYGQWSLRGVSPVRRVTLCAGGAQTVRVPEDVKSLVRFETHNLNDAANYPPNGMGLFELIVCRNVLIYMTQAAREAIVQRLAACVSPGGVLILGHGEAAGFAVGDLIPERYDAGVVFRKPAVSAVRIAPPAVPPRKPKTERAHDRKHIARAPQPAHVAAEIAHKPTPDKNRCRLLLAEAMAAAKAGKMEEAERHATAAIAAEPIDPEPHVLAGALLMARGALREAETELRRALFLDPVFVPALWQVGNLYGMTNRKRQAIFAFARALAQLEGAPAEAEALPFDHLTVGELTTLLRAEIGEHVDA